A window of Phaseolus vulgaris cultivar G19833 chromosome 4, P. vulgaris v2.0, whole genome shotgun sequence genomic DNA:
ACCATTTGCTATCTTTTACAGTTTGCATTGGCTGTGGTATGTAGAAGTGTTGTTGTTTCTGACTATTGCTACTCAATATATTTTTGAGAGAGATTCAAGTTGCTGGTAATTATTGGTTTGCTACTATGAGTGTTGGTGTTGGATATTGGATTTGTGAAGGAACAAAGGTCAAATACAGTTAACTTTTTGAGATTGGTCTAGGATGAAGGGTCTTAAATCCTATTATGTTTCTTGCtaaaaatgcattaaaaaatggGGAAGAAATCATAATTTTACCCACAAAAAATCTCGAAACAACATTGCAGGAATGAAAAAGGTTTTTGAAGCTTATCATGGTATTGCCACTATAGCATATGAATTTCTGCTCTATATTTTGAATCCCACATAAGCCCAGGGTTGCTATACTCAGCTTCGTATGGATCACTATTGACTACTATGATCTAAGCCCAGGCTGtactataatatattaaataatgtgATTTGTTGTTGGTTGTGTGATTAACGTGTTTGAAAAATGAGTAGGATTGTCTCTAATCCAGTGTATACTTTCTTATTTTGGACCAGATAGGTGGCCTAGTTGCCATGCTGGCATCTTTATACCTGTTATCAGAAGGATGGGCTACAGCAACGTATTCTCCATTCTATATCCTACTCAAACTGTTCTTTGTATCTTAAATTCACAAAGTTTTCTTCTAAAATATCTTTTCTTCCAAGTACTCTTTTCTTCTCTGTCAAGTGTTTCATACCTTTCATCTTTTTTACGAGTGTTGTAAACTTAACCAGAATTTACCTTGGGAAGATAGAGATAGTTCTGAGTCTCAGAATGAACCAGTTTTGGGCCTGAAGTTAATGTTAATACCTATAATTGCTGGTATTCTATCTGCACTGAGGAGAGTGATTGCTCGGCGTGTTTCAATCAAGGTACATTTGTGCAGTTAGCACTTCATACTTTGAGTTTGGTGCAAGGTGCTTTGTGTGTGTCCATAACCCAGAACAATTTTTTCTTTCAGAATCAACTTAAAAGGCGGCTGCATGCTTTAACTATTGCTTCTGCAACATGTTTTATGTTTCCTATTGCCATGTGGGACGTGATCATAGTGAGTTCTGTTATTTTCACTTTAAGGTTATATTAGATAGGGTTATGTCTTCTGTGGAATTCTTATACTGTTTGTAGTTTTGGCTTGTTTGACATTTGGCAATTTTTGTTTCTCACTCCTCTTTCTGGTCCTTCAGGGCTCATCATCCGAATCTGATAACAGTAAAAAGTTGCCGTTCTCTGCTTGGGCCTTCTTCAGCACTATTCTATTTGGAAACATTGTGATATTCTACGCTGACAGTATTGCAGAGGAGAGGTATGTCATGAATGATGTTAATCTTGCCATGAGTAAAGGCTAAGCAAGTACTAGGAAGGTGCTAATGCATTTTGAAATTGGGTTTCATATGCTCTTTAGATTATCAGAGAAGGTTCTATAAAATAGCTTTTAACTAATGGCATTGCAGCAGTAGTATTCATCTCATCCTCATTGGAAAGtattattcaatttttagttttatgaaattataaatccttttgtgTAGAAAACAATTAATTGACATCTGTCTGACTTCATTAAATGACTATGAAAAAAGGTGCAAATCTAAAATTGATCTGGTATGCTCTGAATTATATTTGGATTTTGAAGTTCTGtgttgtaaataatataatggATGGCATTTGGAACATTTTGAATGTTGTGAAGTAGCTCATGATTCATACTCTCCTTTTGTAGATTGCACATGGTTTTCTCCTCACCAAGGCATTTAGCAGCAGCTGGTGCATGCATCATCATAATGGAGAATGTGTACAAGATGGATTTTTCTCTTGCAGGATTCACAATATGCTGCTTAATATTAGGTTTTGGTATGTTTAGCAgttcatttttaatattaatgttctctttaaatttgttttttcatgGATTGTTTTTCAAACTGAACTTGTAGATGATAATTCTTTGTCAAACCTttctaagttatttttttttgtatgttaGTATTGCAATTTGATTTTCAGagaaatattttagaattaaCCACTTAAGTGCAGTAACTAGATAGTAAATACTAAGATACTCTACGTGTAGTAGTTAAAAGTTCTATGTATACTCATGGGACCTGTATTCAATTCCCTCCTAAGGCACTATGATGTTAACAATAAATACTAAGGCACTATGATGTATGTGAAAAAATGTGTAGGCAGTAAGCAATAATTATGGAATTACTTTTCTTGATCTCAAAAAGAAACAATACGTTGgtatttaaaggaaaaaaaaaatgaaatcctaataaaaggaaataaatCTCCTGACATGAAGCCTCTA
This region includes:
- the LOC137837215 gene encoding uncharacterized protein isoform X2, which translates into the protein MRIWSIYSMYRYFVQTGASVVLFLFACLAPASILFLILQKPWKGRPLSNTQVVPSIINGGITALYLVLWGKGLKSCGPARAILAEYSGAVLGVLSAVLYGRRAHLWKKIGGLVAMLASLYLLSEGWATATYSPFSWEDRDSSESQNEPVLGLKLMLIPIIAGILSALRRVIARRVSIKNQLKRRLHALTIASATCFMFPIAMWDVIIGSSSESDNSKKLPFSAWAFFSTILFGNIVIFYADSIAEERLHMVFSSPRHLAAAGACIIIMENVYKMDFSLAGFTICCLILGFGIYEATSLERNRKDSIRNSDSSIREFDDPIQMSALPT
- the LOC137837215 gene encoding uncharacterized protein isoform X1; this translates as MMSPNRVSEDRGNPPHHFRQTPLQIIHIVANFMRIWSIYSMYRYFVQTGASVVLFLFACLAPASILFLILQKPWKGRPLSNTQVVPSIINGGITALYLVLWGKGLKSCGPARAILAEYSGAVLGVLSAVLYGRRAHLWKKIGGLVAMLASLYLLSEGWATATYSPFSWEDRDSSESQNEPVLGLKLMLIPIIAGILSALRRVIARRVSIKNQLKRRLHALTIASATCFMFPIAMWDVIIGSSSESDNSKKLPFSAWAFFSTILFGNIVIFYADSIAEERLHMVFSSPRHLAAAGACIIIMENVYKMDFSLAGFTICCLILGFGIYEATSLERNRKDSIRNSDSSIREFDDPIQMSALPT